Proteins from one Litoribrevibacter albus genomic window:
- a CDS encoding ribonuclease H family protein, producing MASKFYVVWKGRTPGIYTDWNSCKAQVDQFPGARYKSFKTRAEADAAYSGGSSGSSASTSKTNTAKGGANKSSVKTYTAQEVKALDAHTKIFTDGGCEPNPGEAGSGIALYRNNQVAELWYGLYNPMGTNNTAELNALHQALLIAEKELDEGNSVAVFCDSKYSIQCITQWASGWKAKGWKKSGGEIKNLELIKSIYALYLTLKDKIQILHVNGHVGVEGNELADRMSILAMESKVREFVQYQEALDIGAILRMRAG from the coding sequence GTGGCATCGAAGTTTTATGTGGTCTGGAAAGGCCGAACACCTGGCATTTATACCGATTGGAACAGCTGTAAGGCGCAAGTGGATCAATTCCCAGGTGCACGCTACAAATCTTTCAAAACTCGCGCCGAAGCCGACGCCGCATATAGTGGTGGTAGCTCTGGATCTTCAGCGAGTACTTCAAAAACAAATACTGCAAAGGGCGGAGCTAATAAATCCTCCGTTAAAACCTACACGGCTCAAGAAGTAAAGGCGTTGGATGCTCACACCAAAATCTTTACGGACGGTGGTTGCGAACCAAATCCGGGAGAAGCCGGTTCTGGCATAGCGTTATACCGGAATAATCAGGTTGCCGAGCTTTGGTATGGGCTTTACAACCCGATGGGCACCAACAACACCGCTGAACTGAATGCACTTCATCAAGCACTGCTGATCGCCGAGAAAGAACTGGACGAAGGCAACTCCGTCGCTGTCTTCTGCGATTCCAAATACTCCATTCAATGCATCACCCAATGGGCATCGGGCTGGAAAGCCAAAGGCTGGAAAAAATCCGGCGGCGAGATCAAAAACCTCGAACTCATTAAAAGCATCTATGCCTTGTACTTAACCCTCAAAGACAAGATTCAGATCCTTCATGTGAATGGTCATGTGGGCGTTGAGGGCAATGAACTGGCAGATCGTATGTCCATCCTCGCGATGGAATCCAAAGTTCGGGAATTTGTGCAATACCAAGAAGCGTTAGATATTGGTGCGATACTCAGGATGAGGGCGGGGTAG